One Ignavibacteria bacterium genomic window, TCGTCGATCTTCGTTCTCTTGATGCCTTCACCCTTTTTCTCGGCATCGTCGATAATAATCTTTGCGCGTGATTCAGCTTCGGCGATGGCAGCGGCGGCCATCTTCTTCCCGCTGAGATAGGTGATCAGGAATCCGACGAGGGCAACGAGTGCCCCTACGCCGATCCCCATTATCGTTGGGTCCATGCAAACTCCTTCTCCGTCATAAACCGACGGTGCACCCGCGTGCTGCCTCGCGAGTGTTCAGTAAATAAAGAGCCGCATCCCACTACCCCGGGTAAACCCGGTTTGTTTTCGGTTGGGCAAAGAACCAGTCGTCCCGCACTGTGGGTATCATCCTGACCACCGCTGACGTCCACCGAATGGTTGCGGCCGAAACCGCCCCGGCGCCACTGGCTTTCCGGACCATTTCCGTCCCAAAGGACGGGTGAGGCCTGCCATGGATGATCAGAGCCTAATTCCCTGGTTGAAAAAACTTGTATGGTTCTTTTTCAAGCGTGCGACAACGGTAGCGGAATGCGGCTAAGCGTTCCACCCGTTACGGCATGCGAAAGAGGGAGTTACGGAAGGGGTTGGCGCCAGGCGCGCTCCAGATACTGCGTCATCTTCTCAAGTTCATCGGTCACAAACTGGACGTCCTTCGAACTCTGGTCCTGCACATCGAGGTATCGCTCCGCAATGTTCAGGGCGGCGAGGACGGTCAATGTAGGTGTCGATTGCTCCCGCAGCGTTTGCTGCAAATGTTGAACCTGAAGGTTGACTTCGCGTACTGATCTCTTGATCTTCTCTTCATCGTTTCCGCGAAGAGTAAGGTCTTTTCCACCAATCGTGACTCTGATCGCTTTCGACATGATGTGTCGGGGTAAAGTGATTCGTTGTCGAACCGTAAGTTAGGAAATCCCGAGCAATTGCGCCACGCGGTCTGCCACATTGTCCAAGCGCGCTGCCAGGGCCGTAAGTTCTTCTTCTGTCATCAGTTGCCGTACTGCTTCCCCCTCAACAGGGCTCTGAGCCACGGGAGCAGTGAACAGCGTCATCTGGTCCTTGAGATCCGGATCCTCGATATGTCGCAATCCGGCCGCCCGGTAGGTATTGACGATGGTCATGGCCCGCTCAAGCTGCTGACGGAGGTCTTGGATCTCTTCCTCGAGTTCGGCGATCCGGGCCTTGGATTCGTCATAGGTTGATGCCGCAAGCTCCAGCTCACTCAGTCGTGCCTCGAGTGCCTCACGCTCCAGGGAGTGACGATGGACGTCACCAAAGGAATCGTGGAGCTCATTAAGCTGCTTCTCTCTGGCACTCAGTTCGTTCTTTACATCAGCAAGCTGCTCCTTGTTGACGGCATTATCTGCCAAATGGAGGTGCGCCTCTTGAAGCTGATGTTCTGTCTCTGCCAACGCGGCCTGCATCTGGGTGATCTCTGCGTCGCGCTGCTGAATCAGCTCGGTGCGACGTTTGAGTTCGTCGGTCTGGAGTTCCATGGTCTCACGGGCCGACTTCAACTCGTCCTCTGCCCTATCGATGTTGCGTCTCATCTCCTCGAGCTCGGCCTCGGCATTCATCGTCTCAGATTCATTGATCGTTGTTTCTGCCGAAGGAATTGCCGCAACCTGATCCTCAAGCGAAGTGATCCGGAGCAAAAGATCATCCACGCGGTTCTGCAATTCCTGTTCGGATCTGCGGAGCGCCTGGTTTTGCGCGTTGACCATTGTGTTCTCTTGTCGCAGGGTGACGATCACATCTGCGCTCTTGCGAACGATCTCCCAGAACCGCGCAACCGCTACCTCGATCTCTGCCTTTGTTGAGGGGGCTGATGCTGCCTGGGGTTCCGGTGTGAACATTGCCTCGGGCTGGTGCTCGGGACGTTCTTCCGGTTGTGGCTGTGTGCTCATATGATCACTCTACCGTTTCGCCGCGAACACGGGCACCTAATGCCTGCTTCGCTGCGTTGATGATGGATTCCACTGCACTGTCTACATCGGCATCGACCAACGTCCGCTCGTCAGACCGGAAGGTCATCCCGATCCCGATGCTCTTCACCCCTTCTCCCATGGCCTTATCTCGGTACACGTCAAACACTCCAACATCCCTGAGGAGTAGGGGGCTTGCTGTACGTACTACATCAATGATCCGTCCGGCAGAGAGATCGTCTTGAACGATCAAGGCTAGGTCTCTCCTCACCGACGGGAATTGTCCAACGGCACGGTACTTGGGCTGCACGATCGGCACTGCTCGCAGGTCGATCACCGCCGCTGACACTGTCCGCTCGATATCGTGCTTCATCGCAAGCTCCGGACTCACCTCGCCGGCATACCCAATCACTACCCCACCAAGACGCAGCTCCACAACGTTATCGGTGAAGTAAGGGCGAGGCCCCGCCTCGCCCGTTTCACGGATGGACACATCAATAGGGATGCTCTCGATCTTCGGTGCCAGCACATGCAGCTCCCCTACCAGATCATAGAGATCAAGGGTACGGGGCTTATCACTCCAATGCGGATCGGTCTGTCCAACGAGCATCAGCGTGAGCACTTCTTGTTGCTGCACACCGAATTCAGTGTTGGTGTTCTTCGTGAATTGTGAGCCGATCTCCATCAACCGCACGGTCTGTTGTCCGTGACGGAGATTGCGCGATGCCACGCGAAGCAATGATGGGATCACCGACGACCGCAAGGCGGAGAAGTCGCGTCCAAGGGCATTCTTTAGCGTGACCTGGTCAGCCCCTTCATCGGGACCGGTGAGGACGTTGGTCACACAGTCATAATACCCACGTGCAACCAACATCGTACGCACTTGATCGCGCAGACGTCTGCCATGTGCGCCGCCGGCGCGCAGGTGCGATGGCATACGTGCGGTATCGAGCGCGACGTAGGCCATGGTGCTCGACGGGATGTTGTCGATCCCATAGAGTCTCATCACTTCTTCGGCAAGATCCGCTTCGATGGTGATATCTGCCCGCCATGTAGGGGGGATGAAACGTGCCTCGACCCTCCCTTCGGCAGGGCAGGCTTCGCTCGGCATGACGGGAAGGCACCCTACACCCACGAGCATACGTGTGATCGTTTCATCATTCATCGTGATATCAATGAGTGATCTGATATGATCATAGGAGATCGAGATCGGTTCTCGTTCCGGAGGTGGAGCGCCAACTTCGATGCGGGGTCCGGGAGAGCCCCCTGCCAACTCACACAACAGCTGAACGGCACGATCGGCAGCGGTGCGAACACCGGCCGGATCTACGCCACGCTCAAAGCGGTATGAGGCATCGGTGCTCAGTCCATGGGACTTGGCAGTGCGACGGATGGACGACGGATCGAAGTAGGCGGACTCGATCACCACGGCTGTGGTGGAGTCATCTACTTCCGTGTTCTGTCCGCCCATCACACCGGCAATAGCAGCCGGACGTTGTCCATCGCAGATCATGAGCATCGATGGAGTGAGTGTGCGTTCCTTGCCATCGAGGGTGATGAACGTTGTTTCGTTCGCTGCAGCCCGTCGAACAACGATCGTGTTGTCCGTGATCTTCGTTGCGTCAAATGCATGAAGGGGCTGCCCCATCTCCATGTTGACGTAGTTCGTTACATCCACAATCACGTTACGAGGTCGGAGTCCAAGGGAGGTAAGACGATCCTTTAGCCACTGCGGACTCTCGATCGGACGCACATTCGTAACCACATGTCCGATATAGTGCGGACAGAGGTCCGGATCTTCTACGCGGATGGTGAGAGGTACGTCACCTCGAGCGGAGTCGAGAGGGCGAGCCTCGATCCTCCCTTCGGCAGGACAGGCTTCGCTCGGCATGACGTTTGGATCGATATGGACAGCAATGTAGGCGGCGAGATCTCTCGCGATCCCCACGTGTGACAAGCAATCCGCCCTATTCGGCGTGATCGCCACGTCATAGACCACATCATCGATACCAAGTGCAGAGGCAAGGGGCGTTCCCGGCGGTGCGTCGGTAGACAGCACCCAGATACCATCGTGGTCTTCGCCCAGGCCAAGTTCTGCTTGGGAGCAGATCATCCCTTCCGACGTAACCCCGCGAAGAGGTCGAGATTCAATGATGAAGTCGGCCGTAGGAACCTTTGCCCCCACCAGTGCAACCGGCACGGTTTGTCCGGCAGCAACATTGGGCGCACCACACACAATGGTTCGGGGAGTGCCATCACCCACATCCACCGTACAGACCGACAGTTTATCCGCCTTTGGGTGTTTCTCTTTTGTGAGCACGTGGCCTACGACAAAACCACGGAGCGTGGCAGCCATATTCTGAATGTCTTCCACTTCCAGACCCAGGTCAGTAAGGACAGACGAAACCCTTTCCGGGCTCCACATTGCAGGGTCCAGCGTAACGAATTCTTCAAGCCAACGTTGCGATATCTTCATCTAACCCAGATTCTCCTAAGACAAGGAGCAAAGATATATCTGTCAAGGGGCTAGGCGTGTCCGTAGTTATGCACAATGAATAGCGAATAGCGAATAGCGAATAGCGAATAGCGACTAGAGAATAGCGAATAGCGAATAGAGAATAGCGAATAGAGAACAGCGAATAGCGAATAGCGAATGTCATAACTGTCATAACGTCATAACTGTCATAACCTCTTGCTACCACATTGGGATTGCGTACGTAAGTCCAAACGCCGTGCTTTCCCAGGCAGGGATGATCACAACGGAGACCGATCCGAGGTGGGTATCCACCACGATTCTTGGTGAGAGAACGGGGGTAAGGACTGGC contains:
- a CDS encoding phenylalanine--tRNA ligase subunit beta, producing the protein MKISQRWLEEFVTLDPAMWSPERVSSVLTDLGLEVEDIQNMAATLRGFVVGHVLTKEKHPKADKLSVCTVDVGDGTPRTIVCGAPNVAAGQTVPVALVGAKVPTADFIIESRPLRGVTSEGMICSQAELGLGEDHDGIWVLSTDAPPGTPLASALGIDDVVYDVAITPNRADCLSHVGIARDLAAYIAVHIDPNVMPSEACPAEGRIEARPLDSARGDVPLTIRVEDPDLCPHYIGHVVTNVRPIESPQWLKDRLTSLGLRPRNVIVDVTNYVNMEMGQPLHAFDATKITDNTIVVRRAAANETTFITLDGKERTLTPSMLMICDGQRPAAIAGVMGGQNTEVDDSTTAVVIESAYFDPSSIRRTAKSHGLSTDASYRFERGVDPAGVRTAADRAVQLLCELAGGSPGPRIEVGAPPPEREPISISYDHIRSLIDITMNDETITRMLVGVGCLPVMPSEACPAEGRVEARFIPPTWRADITIEADLAEEVMRLYGIDNIPSSTMAYVALDTARMPSHLRAGGAHGRRLRDQVRTMLVARGYYDCVTNVLTGPDEGADQVTLKNALGRDFSALRSSVIPSLLRVASRNLRHGQQTVRLMEIGSQFTKNTNTEFGVQQQEVLTLMLVGQTDPHWSDKPRTLDLYDLVGELHVLAPKIESIPIDVSIRETGEAGPRPYFTDNVVELRLGGVVIGYAGEVSPELAMKHDIERTVSAAVIDLRAVPIVQPKYRAVGQFPSVRRDLALIVQDDLSAGRIIDVVRTASPLLLRDVGVFDVYRDKAMGEGVKSIGIGMTFRSDERTLVDADVDSAVESIINAAKQALGARVRGETVE
- a CDS encoding cell division protein ZapA is translated as MSKAIRVTIGGKDLTLRGNDEEKIKRSVREVNLQVQHLQQTLREQSTPTLTVLAALNIAERYLDVQDQSSKDVQFVTDELEKMTQYLERAWRQPLP